From Bacillus pumilus, one genomic window encodes:
- a CDS encoding TetR/AcrR family transcriptional regulator: MKFIGRGEWLVADCYRGDKRATESKQQLRKALFQLLREKEWEKISVQDLTKVAGIHRTTFYQHYEDKFDLAQQVMDEMFDVMKCAIFAPVQEGDVKKEHAAYVYIFRFYQHLQEHEEEYQILLKRGRELNIHETVRAFFEESFSMGLEEIAGSKPHPHLVPIDMQQQFVISAYVGTAEWWLRTGRPYSPDFMASSMIHLIENQ; this comes from the coding sequence TTGAAGTTCATAGGAAGGGGAGAATGGCTTGTGGCGGACTGCTACAGAGGGGATAAGCGTGCAACGGAATCGAAGCAGCAATTAAGAAAAGCGTTATTTCAGTTATTAAGAGAAAAAGAGTGGGAGAAGATTTCTGTACAGGATTTGACGAAAGTGGCGGGCATCCACCGCACCACCTTTTATCAGCATTATGAGGATAAATTTGATCTTGCCCAGCAGGTGATGGATGAGATGTTTGATGTGATGAAATGTGCCATTTTTGCTCCTGTACAAGAAGGTGATGTGAAAAAAGAGCATGCGGCATATGTGTATATTTTTCGATTTTATCAGCATTTGCAGGAACATGAAGAGGAGTATCAAATTCTTTTGAAACGAGGACGAGAGCTCAATATTCATGAAACGGTTCGTGCTTTTTTTGAAGAAAGCTTTTCTATGGGGTTAGAGGAAATCGCAGGCTCAAAGCCTCATCCACATCTCGTTCCAATCGACATGCAGCAGCAATTCGTTATTTCTGCTTATGTTGGAACAGCAGAATGGTGGTTGAGGACAGGGAGACCGTACTCACCTGATTTTATGGCAAGCTCGATGATTCATTTAATTGAAAATCAATAG
- a CDS encoding cytochrome P450, with translation METTTPTAVQKALLRGKNKQDPYNPFDWYANMRQTSPVHFDEASRTWSVFTYEEAKRVTIDKNTFSSQPPKDQRKHSLMKTMVMMDPPKHTRIRSIVSKAFTPRVMKLWEPRIQELMEELMAQIEGKNEIDLVQAISYPLPVIVIAELLGVPSEHKQSFKEWSDILVSMPKSEDEEDVAEWQKIRDQGEADMMAFFADIIERKRHNLGDDLISLLIQAEENGDRLSADELIPFCNLLLLAGNETTTNLISNLIFSLLEQPGAYEALVQSPELIPRAVEEAVRFRAPAPTIVRYVTEDTELGGKVLKKGDNVIVFLASANRDERQFSNAHEFDIHRHPNPHIGFGHGIHFCLGAPLARLEACTAIKALLDRYESLELLSYMPMTNSGMYGLKELKLRVTLRS, from the coding sequence ATGGAAACAACTACACCAACTGCCGTGCAAAAAGCGTTATTAAGAGGAAAAAACAAGCAAGATCCGTATAACCCATTTGATTGGTATGCCAACATGCGTCAGACATCACCTGTTCATTTTGACGAAGCCAGCCGAACATGGAGTGTATTCACCTATGAGGAAGCAAAACGTGTGACAATCGATAAAAATACCTTTTCTAGTCAGCCTCCTAAAGACCAGCGGAAGCATTCACTGATGAAAACAATGGTGATGATGGACCCTCCCAAACACACTCGAATCCGCTCCATTGTGAGCAAAGCCTTTACACCTCGAGTCATGAAATTGTGGGAGCCGCGTATTCAAGAATTGATGGAGGAACTCATGGCACAAATAGAAGGAAAAAACGAGATTGACCTAGTGCAAGCCATCTCTTATCCGCTTCCTGTCATTGTCATTGCAGAGCTTTTAGGTGTGCCCTCAGAGCATAAACAATCCTTTAAAGAATGGTCTGATATTCTCGTCAGTATGCCTAAAAGTGAAGATGAGGAGGATGTCGCTGAATGGCAGAAAATTCGGGACCAAGGAGAGGCTGATATGATGGCGTTTTTTGCAGACATCATTGAAAGGAAACGTCACAACCTCGGTGATGATTTGATTTCCCTCCTCATTCAAGCTGAGGAGAATGGAGACAGGCTGTCAGCGGATGAATTAATACCATTCTGTAATCTTCTTCTTTTAGCCGGCAACGAAACAACCACCAATTTGATCTCCAATCTGATCTTCAGCTTGTTAGAACAGCCGGGTGCGTATGAAGCGCTCGTTCAATCACCTGAGCTCATCCCGCGTGCTGTAGAGGAGGCCGTCCGTTTTCGTGCACCCGCTCCTACGATCGTCCGCTATGTCACAGAAGACACAGAGCTTGGGGGAAAAGTGCTGAAAAAGGGAGACAATGTGATTGTGTTTCTTGCTTCTGCCAACCGGGATGAGCGTCAATTTTCAAATGCACATGAATTCGATATACACCGCCACCCTAATCCTCATATTGGTTTCGGGCACGGTATTCATTTCTGTCTTGGCGCACCACTTGCCCGCTTGGAAGCATGTACTGCCATCAAGGCCTTATTGGACCGATATGAGTCACTAGAGCTCCTCTCCTATATGCCGATGACAAACAGCGGCATGTATGGGCTGAAAGAGCTGAAGCTGCGCGTCACACTTCGTTCATAA
- a CDS encoding VOC family protein, translating to MKFQQFEAAQLRIARPTVNMEEVVSFYEKGLGLKRIGSFDQHEGYDGVMLGLPHQHVHLEITKHEEEESLPVPHPEQLLVFYIPDEQEFQQMKERLISFGGRQVTSTNPYWDRGGATIEDPDGYRVVLMNTEGITPV from the coding sequence ATGAAATTTCAACAGTTCGAAGCCGCTCAATTACGCATCGCACGTCCAACCGTCAACATGGAAGAGGTTGTTTCTTTTTATGAAAAAGGCTTAGGGCTCAAACGAATAGGTTCATTTGATCAGCATGAAGGATACGATGGTGTGATGCTGGGGCTTCCTCATCAGCATGTTCATTTAGAAATCACCAAACATGAAGAAGAAGAGAGCCTGCCCGTTCCGCATCCAGAACAGCTGCTTGTTTTTTATATTCCTGATGAACAGGAGTTTCAGCAGATGAAAGAGAGACTGATCTCATTTGGCGGACGGCAAGTCACCTCTACGAACCCATACTGGGATCGAGGAGGGGCAACCATTGAAGATCCAGATGGATATCGAGTTGTGCTCATGAACACAGAAGGAATTACCCCCGTTTAA
- the dnaB gene encoding replicative DNA helicase, translated as MTELLDDRLPPQNIEAEQAVLGAVFLEPSALTLASEVLIPEDFYRMSHQKIYNAMLVLGDRGEPVDLVTVTSELANTDLLEEVGGISYLTDIANSVPTAANIEYYAKIVEEKSILRRLIRTATTIAQDGYTREDEVEDLLSDAEKTIMEVAQRKNSGAFQNIKDVLVQTYDNIEQLHNRKGDITGIPTGFSELDRMTAGFQRNDLIIVAARPSVGKTAFALNIAQNVATKTDESVAIFSLEMGAEQLVMRMLCAEGNINAQNLRTGNLTEEDWGKLTMAMGSLSNSGIFIDDTPGIRVSEIRSKCRRLKQENGLGMILIDYLQLIQGSGRSSDNRQQEVSEISRALKSLARELEVPVIALSQLSRGVEQRQDKRPMMSDIRESGSIEQDADIVAFLYRDDYYDKESENKNIIEIIIAKQRNGPVGTVSLAFVKEYNKFVNLERRFDDAGVPPGA; from the coding sequence ATGACGGAACTTCTCGATGACCGGCTGCCGCCGCAAAATATAGAAGCCGAGCAGGCCGTATTAGGTGCTGTTTTTTTAGAACCATCTGCGCTCACGCTCGCTTCTGAGGTATTAATTCCAGAGGATTTCTATAGAATGTCGCATCAAAAGATTTACAATGCGATGCTTGTACTTGGCGATAGAGGGGAACCGGTCGATCTTGTTACGGTGACTTCTGAACTGGCCAATACAGATTTACTAGAAGAGGTAGGCGGGATTTCGTATTTAACCGATATTGCGAATTCTGTCCCAACTGCCGCAAACATAGAATACTATGCAAAAATTGTAGAAGAGAAATCAATTTTAAGACGTCTGATCCGTACGGCGACAACCATTGCACAGGATGGGTACACGCGTGAGGATGAAGTAGAGGATCTGTTGAGTGATGCTGAAAAGACCATTATGGAAGTGGCGCAGCGTAAAAACTCAGGAGCCTTCCAAAACATTAAGGACGTTCTTGTTCAGACATATGATAATATTGAACAGCTTCATAACCGAAAAGGCGATATCACAGGGATTCCAACGGGATTCTCTGAGCTTGACCGGATGACTGCTGGATTCCAGCGAAATGACTTGATTATTGTAGCGGCTCGTCCATCGGTAGGGAAAACAGCCTTCGCATTGAACATTGCACAAAATGTCGCGACGAAGACAGACGAAAGTGTCGCCATCTTTAGTTTAGAGATGGGGGCTGAGCAGCTTGTCATGCGTATGCTTTGTGCAGAGGGAAATATCAATGCACAGAACCTAAGAACCGGTAATCTGACAGAAGAGGACTGGGGCAAGCTGACAATGGCGATGGGCTCGCTATCAAATAGTGGGATTTTCATTGATGATACACCTGGAATCAGGGTAAGTGAAATTCGCTCGAAATGCCGCCGTTTGAAGCAAGAAAACGGTCTTGGCATGATCCTGATTGACTACTTGCAGCTCATTCAAGGGAGCGGACGATCAAGCGATAACCGTCAGCAAGAGGTTTCTGAAATCTCTAGGGCGTTAAAATCGCTGGCAAGGGAACTTGAAGTTCCGGTTATTGCTTTGTCTCAGCTTTCACGCGGAGTAGAGCAGCGTCAGGACAAACGTCCAATGATGTCTGATATTCGTGAATCAGGAAGTATCGAGCAGGATGCCGATATCGTGGCATTCCTTTATCGTGATGATTACTACGACAAAGAATCAGAGAATAAGAACATTATTGAAATCATCATTGCCAAACAGCGTAACGGTCCAGTTGGTACAGTATCACTGGCGTTCGTCAAAGAATATAACAAATTCGTCAATCTGGAAAGAAGGTTTGACGATGCGGGTGTTCCGCCCGGTGCTTAA
- a CDS encoding DUF4885 family protein, whose product MNINTSYTAGASNNQNRIDYKGQSAIKSTNEVMTEADRRMKILDEKYEKINEQNKRFKNPHGHIHDKYRNSYSPYFRNDLTKVEREAAYTMEIGWANSGKGGQYDFNDAIFRNEKRYDPTQESVEKKIFNRQKVNEQLQDLFSKNGITIPKNTNLTFTIDPNHFKLLVSGSTDESLTKQIEDLLNTTNNTRELFFHIMKSRSDDSTQFTPDSLAKFHLVNQIKTVTGYNLKDLSIVNGQFVTDNGKNIFDIYKEELLKNPYTAENASIAASHYGAQLFDLAKNGFDSIPDLVLSIGYQNGSLHDIGQKENYGVKKTID is encoded by the coding sequence ATGAATATTAATACGTCATACACGGCAGGTGCTTCAAACAATCAGAACCGAATAGACTATAAAGGTCAATCAGCTATTAAAAGTACAAATGAGGTGATGACCGAAGCTGATAGACGAATGAAAATATTAGATGAAAAATATGAAAAAATAAATGAACAAAATAAACGTTTCAAAAATCCTCATGGTCATATACACGATAAGTATAGAAATTCTTACTCTCCTTATTTCAGGAATGATCTAACTAAAGTAGAGAGAGAAGCTGCTTATACGATGGAGATTGGCTGGGCTAATTCTGGAAAAGGAGGTCAATATGACTTTAATGACGCCATCTTCCGTAATGAAAAACGGTACGATCCTACCCAAGAAAGCGTAGAGAAAAAAATATTCAATCGGCAAAAGGTCAACGAACAATTGCAAGATTTATTCTCTAAAAACGGTATAACCATTCCTAAAAACACAAATTTAACTTTTACCATTGACCCAAATCATTTCAAATTATTGGTGAGTGGTTCAACAGACGAATCGCTGACCAAACAAATAGAAGACCTATTAAATACAACCAACAATACAAGAGAATTATTTTTCCACATCATGAAAAGCAGATCTGACGATTCTACTCAATTCACGCCTGATTCTCTTGCCAAATTCCACCTTGTTAATCAAATCAAAACGGTCACAGGCTACAATTTAAAAGATTTAAGCATTGTAAACGGTCAATTTGTAACGGATAACGGGAAGAATATTTTTGATATATACAAAGAAGAACTCCTGAAAAATCCATACACAGCAGAAAATGCAAGCATTGCCGCTTCACATTACGGAGCACAGTTATTTGATCTAGCCAAAAACGGGTTTGATTCTATTCCCGATTTGGTGTTATCTATTGGTTATCAAAATGGGTCTTTACATGACATTGGACAAAAAGAAAATTATGGAGTGAAGAAAACGATAGATTAA
- a CDS encoding alpha/beta hydrolase yields MSKRPEGMGTEDSLFGESRPFFIPGTEQLDITAHPYRLFIFKPNTTPPAAGFPVMYVLDGNSLFGTMVEAIRLQSRKPEKTGVVPAIIIGIGYQTEAPYHPLRHYDLTLTSPDASIGGKRKDFSIHTYGGASAFFSFLEKTVKPYIEQRFPINLSRQTLFGHSLGGLFVLHTLFEHPDAYQTYIAGSPSIHWNKKLFLEKEYQFTNRIRQVPMDVRLFVGVGELEKHHPCQMNDHAKSLANRMLPLSSYGLHTAYHEFPEEGHTSVLPVLMNYAFRFALYHDDPLTTTDMKER; encoded by the coding sequence ATGTCCAAACGCCCTGAAGGAATGGGTACTGAGGATTCACTTTTCGGAGAAAGCCGTCCTTTTTTTATACCTGGGACGGAGCAACTGGATATCACAGCGCACCCATACAGACTTTTTATATTTAAACCGAATACTACTCCTCCAGCGGCTGGTTTTCCAGTCATGTACGTGCTTGATGGGAATTCACTTTTTGGCACAATGGTCGAAGCCATTCGTTTACAGTCAAGAAAACCTGAAAAAACAGGTGTCGTACCTGCCATCATTATTGGAATTGGCTATCAGACAGAAGCGCCCTATCATCCGCTCAGGCATTATGATCTCACTCTTACCAGCCCTGATGCTTCCATTGGGGGCAAAAGAAAGGACTTCTCCATCCATACATATGGCGGGGCCTCTGCTTTCTTTTCTTTTTTAGAAAAGACTGTAAAGCCTTATATCGAGCAACGCTTTCCGATCAACCTGAGTCGTCAAACACTGTTTGGGCATTCTCTTGGCGGTCTTTTTGTATTACACACACTATTTGAGCACCCTGATGCTTATCAGACATATATTGCGGGCAGTCCTTCTATCCACTGGAATAAAAAATTATTTCTAGAAAAAGAATACCAATTCACCAACCGTATACGTCAGGTGCCTATGGATGTAAGGCTGTTTGTAGGTGTAGGTGAGCTAGAAAAACATCATCCATGTCAAATGAATGATCATGCAAAGTCACTAGCAAATCGTATGTTGCCTTTATCCTCATATGGCTTACATACGGCCTATCATGAGTTCCCTGAAGAAGGACATACGTCCGTTTTACCGGTGCTGATGAATTACGCTTTCCGTTTTGCACTCTATCATGATGATCCTTTAACAACCACAGACATGAAAGAAAGGTAG
- a CDS encoding 2,3-dihydro-2,3-dihydroxybenzoate dehydrogenase, translating to MKHSGLSQKIALITGAGQGIGQAVAKRLSEEGAIIAAVDANEDQLQSTIQQMNDEGIRAFAYPGDITDQASVQHIVDQIEKQLGPIYLLVNVAGILRIGSIDQLCADDWHQTFAVNTHGVFYVSQAVSKYMMKRSEGVIVTVSSNAGAIPRMNMAAYAASKAAATSFTKTLGLELAAYGIRCNVVSPGSTATPMQWALWSDEQGADQVIKGSLETYKTGIPLQKIADPQNIADAVIFFASEQSSHITMQNLTIDGGATLGI from the coding sequence ATGAAACATAGTGGTCTATCTCAAAAGATTGCCCTTATCACAGGCGCAGGACAAGGTATTGGGCAAGCAGTCGCAAAAAGACTATCCGAAGAAGGTGCGATCATTGCAGCAGTTGACGCAAATGAAGATCAGCTGCAAAGCACCATCCAACAAATGAATGATGAAGGCATACGCGCCTTTGCCTATCCAGGTGACATTACCGATCAAGCTTCTGTTCAGCACATTGTCGATCAAATTGAAAAGCAGCTCGGACCCATTTATTTACTAGTCAATGTAGCAGGCATTCTTCGAATCGGTTCTATTGACCAGCTTTGTGCAGATGACTGGCACCAAACCTTCGCAGTCAACACACATGGTGTCTTTTACGTATCTCAAGCTGTCTCCAAATACATGATGAAAAGATCAGAAGGGGTCATTGTGACCGTCAGCTCTAACGCAGGTGCCATCCCTAGAATGAATATGGCTGCCTATGCCGCATCAAAAGCCGCAGCTACTTCCTTTACAAAAACGCTTGGATTAGAGCTAGCAGCCTATGGAATCAGATGCAATGTCGTCTCTCCTGGCTCTACCGCAACACCTATGCAATGGGCTTTATGGTCTGATGAACAAGGAGCAGATCAGGTGATTAAAGGTTCATTAGAGACGTATAAAACCGGTATTCCTTTACAAAAAATCGCTGATCCTCAAAACATCGCTGATGCAGTCATCTTCTTTGCATCTGAGCAATCCAGTCATATTACGATGCAGAATCTCACGATTGATGGTGGCGCAACACTCGGAATCTAG
- the dhbC gene encoding isochorismate synthase DhbC, which yields MKHSLLSSEEKVQLIQDYQPGAFFLASPKRTILAEGIFQHIETNQLNELSTRVAHVFDAAKQAGIRTPIVAGAVPFDPAQPVRLSVPIHVQFSDPLEFHQGDEESEVAAPSYEVTPVPSPDVYMNGVNEGLAKIEKGELSKIVLSRSLYLKSNREINTKAILERLARHNTTGYTFAANVADPESSQKRTLLGASPELLLSKTGSSVISNPLAGSRPRSSDPVEDQRRHDELLTSAKDLHEHAVVVDAVTKALAPYCHTLDVPASPSVIQTETMWHLSTVVKGELADAGVSSIDLALSLHPTPAVCGTPTADAREAIQAIEPFDRGFFTGMIGWSDANGDGDWIVTIRCAEAEGHSLRLFAGAGVVKGSKAEEELAETSAKFNTMLHAMGIHQL from the coding sequence ATGAAACATTCATTATTGTCGTCAGAAGAAAAAGTACAGTTGATTCAAGACTATCAGCCAGGCGCTTTTTTCCTTGCTTCCCCTAAACGTACGATACTGGCAGAAGGGATTTTCCAGCATATTGAAACCAATCAGCTAAATGAACTATCCACAAGGGTAGCTCACGTATTTGACGCTGCCAAACAAGCTGGTATTCGAACACCGATTGTTGCTGGTGCTGTTCCGTTTGATCCGGCGCAACCCGTTCGTTTAAGTGTTCCAATCCATGTACAGTTTAGTGATCCACTCGAATTTCATCAAGGAGATGAGGAGTCGGAAGTGGCAGCTCCATCCTATGAGGTGACGCCTGTTCCCTCTCCAGATGTCTACATGAATGGTGTGAACGAAGGGTTAGCTAAAATTGAGAAAGGAGAGCTTAGCAAAATCGTACTCTCTAGATCTCTCTATCTCAAATCAAATCGAGAAATTAATACGAAAGCAATACTTGAACGACTTGCTCGTCATAATACGACTGGCTATACGTTTGCTGCAAATGTAGCTGACCCGGAATCTTCCCAAAAGCGCACACTGCTTGGGGCAAGCCCTGAGCTGCTTCTTTCAAAAACTGGTTCATCTGTTATTTCCAATCCACTTGCTGGTTCTCGGCCACGCAGTTCAGATCCAGTAGAAGACCAGCGTCGTCACGATGAACTCCTTACTTCAGCGAAGGATTTACACGAGCATGCAGTGGTTGTCGATGCTGTCACTAAAGCGCTTGCTCCTTACTGTCATACACTAGATGTGCCTGCATCACCATCCGTCATACAAACAGAAACGATGTGGCATTTATCTACTGTCGTTAAAGGTGAATTAGCAGATGCAGGTGTATCCTCAATTGATTTAGCGCTTAGCCTTCATCCAACACCCGCAGTATGCGGAACACCTACAGCAGATGCTCGTGAAGCAATCCAAGCGATTGAACCCTTCGATCGAGGATTTTTCACAGGAATGATCGGTTGGTCAGATGCAAATGGTGATGGTGATTGGATTGTCACCATTCGTTGTGCAGAAGCTGAGGGGCACTCCCTTCGCCTCTTTGCTGGTGCAGGAGTGGTCAAAGGATCAAAGGCAGAAGAAGAGCTAGCCGAAACATCTGCAAAATTCAACACGATGCTTCATGCGATGGGCATCCATCAGTTATAA
- a CDS encoding (2,3-dihydroxybenzoyl)adenylate synthase yields MFVQPPTWPEEFAKRYRENGCWRGETFSGMLRERAASLGNKTAITYADTHMSYQELDERVSSLAAGFHQLGIQKGSRVVVQLPNIPAFFEVIFALFRIGALPVFSLPSHRSSEITYFIEFAEADAYVIPDIDGSFDYRSLARQVKEKLPSLPHVIVAGEAEEFLDLDDLRKDPSLDPQIHVEASDIAFLQLSGGSTGLSKLIPRTHDDYIYSLWKSNEVCELTQDSVYLATLPVAHNYPLSSPGVLGTLYAGGRVVLAPGSSPDVVFPLIEKERATITAVVPPIALIWLEAAPHRSDDLSSLEVLQVGGAKLSAEAAKRVMPALGCKLQQVFGMAEGLVNYTRLNDPEHVIIHTQGRPMSEYDEVLVVDDEDKPVPNEVAGHLLTRGPYTIRGYYKADEQNKKAFTPDGFYRTGDIVRLTKEGNVVVEGRDKDQINRGGEKVAAEEVENHLLAHADIHDAAMVSMPDPFLGERSCAFVIAKGNNKPAPHALKSFLRERGLAAYKIPDRIEWIDAFPQTGVGKVSKKALRELAAIHTANV; encoded by the coding sequence ATGTTTGTTCAACCACCTACATGGCCAGAAGAATTTGCAAAACGCTACCGTGAAAACGGCTGTTGGCGTGGGGAAACCTTTAGCGGCATGCTTCGTGAACGCGCCGCATCGTTAGGGAATAAAACAGCAATTACATACGCTGATACGCACATGAGCTACCAAGAACTTGATGAGCGCGTCAGCAGTCTTGCCGCCGGTTTTCATCAGCTTGGAATTCAAAAGGGAAGTCGAGTTGTCGTTCAGCTTCCTAACATTCCTGCTTTTTTTGAAGTCATTTTCGCTTTATTTCGAATCGGTGCTTTACCCGTCTTCTCGCTACCATCTCATAGAAGCAGCGAAATCACTTATTTTATTGAGTTTGCCGAAGCAGACGCATATGTCATACCAGATATCGATGGTAGCTTTGATTATCGATCACTCGCACGTCAAGTGAAAGAAAAGCTTCCCTCATTACCTCATGTCATTGTTGCAGGGGAAGCTGAGGAATTCCTTGACTTGGATGATCTGCGCAAGGACCCATCACTTGATCCTCAAATTCATGTAGAGGCAAGCGATATTGCGTTTCTTCAGTTATCTGGAGGCAGCACAGGCCTTTCAAAGCTCATTCCTCGCACACATGATGACTATATTTATAGTCTTTGGAAAAGCAATGAGGTGTGCGAGCTTACACAAGATAGTGTGTATCTAGCTACACTTCCAGTTGCACACAACTATCCATTAAGCTCGCCTGGAGTCCTTGGGACGTTATACGCAGGTGGAAGAGTCGTTCTTGCACCTGGATCAAGCCCTGATGTAGTCTTTCCACTCATTGAAAAAGAACGAGCGACCATTACCGCTGTGGTTCCACCTATCGCATTGATTTGGCTAGAGGCCGCTCCTCATCGATCAGATGACTTATCGAGTCTTGAGGTCTTACAAGTCGGTGGTGCTAAATTAAGTGCTGAAGCAGCAAAACGAGTGATGCCTGCCCTTGGGTGTAAATTACAGCAAGTTTTTGGCATGGCAGAAGGTCTGGTCAACTATACCAGACTAAATGATCCTGAACATGTCATTATTCATACACAAGGACGCCCGATGTCTGAATATGATGAGGTACTAGTGGTAGATGATGAGGACAAGCCCGTCCCGAATGAAGTGGCTGGACATCTTTTAACAAGAGGACCTTATACGATTCGTGGCTACTATAAAGCTGATGAACAAAACAAAAAAGCATTTACACCCGATGGCTTTTACAGAACAGGTGACATCGTGCGATTAACCAAAGAAGGAAATGTTGTTGTAGAAGGCAGAGACAAGGATCAAATCAATCGTGGTGGCGAAAAGGTTGCCGCTGAAGAAGTCGAAAACCATTTACTTGCGCATGCTGACATTCATGATGCCGCCATGGTGTCCATGCCAGATCCGTTTCTTGGCGAACGCTCATGTGCCTTTGTTATTGCGAAAGGAAACAACAAGCCAGCACCACACGCATTAAAGTCATTTCTAAGAGAACGCGGGCTCGCTGCCTATAAAATTCCCGACCGCATTGAATGGATCGATGCGTTCCCACAAACAGGTGTAGGCAAAGTCAGTAAAAAAGCATTAAGAGAATTAGCTGCAATCCATACTGCCAACGTATAA
- a CDS encoding isochorismatase family protein — translation MAIPTIPGYPMPSTQDLPENKVNWIPDPKRAVLLIHDMQQYFLNAFQQDTSPITELVQHIEQLRNTCNELGIPVVYTAQPGDQDPKDRALLTDFWGPGLGDDEALTKIIDQLAPSEADTMLTKWRYSAFKKSNFLDILQEGGRDQLIITGVYAHIGCMLTAAEAFMLDIETFFVADAVADFSLKHHKMAMTYAAERCAVTTTTNQIISRLTGQEADDDLSFEAILHQVAEYLEIEPNEIPLDENLVYLGLDSIRMMSLAEKWRQQGMTVNFVELAANPTLTHWRTLLFPEKQPSIPNIDYM, via the coding sequence ATGGCAATCCCTACTATTCCTGGGTATCCAATGCCGAGCACACAAGATTTACCCGAAAATAAAGTGAACTGGATACCGGATCCGAAACGTGCTGTTCTGCTGATACATGACATGCAGCAATATTTTTTAAATGCATTTCAACAAGATACATCACCAATCACAGAGTTAGTTCAACATATTGAACAATTACGTAATACATGCAATGAACTTGGAATTCCAGTCGTCTATACAGCTCAACCTGGTGACCAAGACCCGAAGGATCGTGCCTTATTAACAGATTTTTGGGGACCTGGACTTGGTGATGATGAAGCATTGACAAAAATCATTGATCAGCTTGCTCCATCTGAAGCAGATACAATGCTGACAAAATGGCGTTATAGCGCTTTCAAAAAATCCAATTTTTTAGATATTCTTCAAGAAGGCGGGCGTGATCAACTGATCATTACTGGCGTATATGCACATATTGGCTGTATGCTGACAGCCGCAGAAGCATTCATGCTCGATATTGAAACCTTTTTTGTCGCCGATGCCGTTGCTGACTTTTCACTTAAGCATCACAAAATGGCAATGACCTATGCAGCTGAACGCTGTGCGGTCACCACAACGACAAACCAAATCATTAGTCGTTTAACAGGACAGGAAGCAGACGATGACCTATCTTTTGAGGCCATCCTTCACCAAGTAGCTGAGTATCTCGAAATCGAGCCGAATGAAATACCGCTTGACGAGAATCTCGTCTACCTTGGGCTTGATTCTATTAGAATGATGAGCCTAGCGGAAAAGTGGAGACAGCAAGGAATGACAGTCAATTTCGTTGAGCTTGCAGCAAATCCAACGCTCACTCATTGGCGAACTCTTCTTTTCCCAGAAAAACAGCCATCTATCCCAAATATCGATTACATGTAA